Proteins encoded by one window of Nicotiana tabacum cultivar K326 chromosome 10, ASM71507v2, whole genome shotgun sequence:
- the LOC107819734 gene encoding uncharacterized protein LOC107819734 yields the protein MEKIEESGSPGWGASFFQTTEDVARAVTAAAAAVRSPRPSVVYSSKDDSGSQLQKLQRQVSRLMKGLSSPPQVKSGAYNPEILTSQKRQWARFQLQSLDHRVWKEPSRLFESMVVVGLHPNCDIQALQRLYFSRKLDAPGRFRSALGGQSQSRVEPNLEPQVLFVYPPEKQLPLKYKDLLSFCFPAGVEVHAVERTPSMSELNEILLGQEHLKQSDLSFVFRLQVADSSTLYGCCVLVEEMVHKPSGLLSMISDGQHTHLGISRQILTTRRCYCILSRLPFFDLHFGVLNSIFTEERLERLTKQVGDLDFDSLMIDDKQENLEENPSSRSLEERDQYILNGSVESSQPITTDSVISGTVDDMSQLEYRVVEGYVHPKKDGSDNKAHMVDTDIDCANKEVILERQVPEASDNSTDDNKQLVEKGVPHAVLPLLRYHQCESSESSSSFQGSPSEDRHFRSDFDETETEEASFSGQDDSSQHSDIVEWAKANNNGSLQIICEYYQLKCPARGSTIKFHPLDHLHPLEYHRPDEALLHVAGSTIDLKSCNTSLELAEAHNALMVEEEATALSVWAIACLCGSLRLEHVLTLFAGALLEKQIVVVCSNLGILSACVLSIIPLIRPYQWQSLIMPVLPNDMLDFLDAPVPYIIGVKNKTSEVQSKLTNIVLVDANKNQVKSATIPQLPQQKELYSCLSPYHAKLVGESYLARKRPVYECTDVQVEAAKCFLAVLRTYLDSLCSNLRSHTITNVQSNDDKVSLLLKESFIESFPSRDRPFMKLFVDTQMFSVHTDFVLSFFQKE from the exons ATGGAGAAAATTGAAGAGTCTGGTAGCCCAGGTTGGGGTGCATCGTTTTTTCAAACAACGGAAGATGTTGCAAgagctgttactgctgctgcagcTGCTGTTCGGTCACCACGACCTTCCGTGGTATATTCATCTAAAGATGATAGTGGTAGCCAGCTTCAGAAACTTCAGCGTCAAGTTTCTAGATTAATGAAAGGCTTATCCAGTCCCCCTCAAGTTAAAAGTGGGGCCTATAACCCGGAAATACTAACTAGCCAAAAGCGTCAGTGGGCTAGGTTTCAGTTGCAATCCCTG GATCATAGAGTTTGGAAAGAGCCGTCAAGGCTTTTTGAGAGCATGGTAGTTGTTGGACTCCATCCTAACTGTGATATTCAAGCACTTCAAAGGCTTTATTTTTCAAGAAAGCTAGACGCCCCAGGGAGATTTAGAAGCGCACTCGGTGGTCAAAGTCAATCACGTGTGGAACCTAACCTTGAGCCTCAG GTCTTGTTTGTTTACCCTCCAGAGAAGCAACTCCCACTAAAATACAAGGATCTTCTCTCATTCTGCTTTCCCGCTGGAGTAGAG GTTCATGCTGTTGAGAGAACTCCATCAATGAGTGAGTTAAATGAAATACTTCTGGGTCAG GAACACCTTAAACAAAGTGATCTATCTTTTGTGTTCCGGCTTCAG GTTGCTGATAGTTCAACTCTGTACGGTTGCTGTGTTCTAGTTGAGGAAATGGTCCATAAACCCTCTGGATTGCTTTCCATGATTTCAGATGGACAACATACCCACTTGGGTATTAGCCGCCAAATTTTAACGACACGCCGCTGTTATTGCATTCTTTCCAGACTTCCATTTTTCGATCTTCACTTTGGTGTATTAAATAG CATTTTCACTGAAGAAAGATTGGAGCGGTTAACAAAACAAGTTGGTGATCTTGATTTTGATTCCCTTATGATTGATGATAAGCAAGAAAATCTGGAAGAAAATCCTTCCAGCAGATCATTGGAAGAAAGAGATCAGTACATCCTGAATGGCTCTGTAGAAAGCTCCCAACCAATCACGACTGATTCTGTGATTAGTGGAACTGTTGATGACATGTCTCAGCTGGAGTATAGAGTTGTAGAAGGGTACGTACacccaaagaaagatggaagtGATAACAAGGCGCATATGGTTGATACTGACATAGATTGTGCTAATAAAGAAGTTATACTTGAAAGGCAAGTCCCTGAAGCTTCTGATAATTCCACTGATGATAACAAACAATTGGTAGAAAAGGGTGTACCGCATGCTGTTTTGCCACTTTTAAGATATCATCAGTGCGAAAGTTCTGAATCTTCGTCTAG CTTCCAGGGCTCTCCTAGTGAAGATAGACATTTTAGAAGtgattttgatgagaccgaaacGGAGGAAGCATCCTTTTCTGGTCAAGATGATTCAAGTCAGCATAGTGATATAGTAGAATGGGCAAAG GCCAACAATAATGGATCTTTGCAAATAATATGTGAATATTACCAGCTAAAATGTCCTGCAAGGGGCTCAACAATTAAGTTCCATCCTCTGGATCACCTTCATCCTTTAGAATACCATAGACCTGACGAAGCACTTTTGCACGTTGCTGGATCGACAATTGACTTAAAATCATGCAATACAAGTTTGGAGTTAGCTGAG gctcacaatgcactcatggtgGAAGAGGAAGCAACTGCTCTGTCAGTCTGGGCTATTGCATGCTTATGTGGCTCATTGCGGCTTGAACAC GTTCTGACACTGTTTGCGGGAGCTTTACTGGAGAAGCAAATTGTTGTGGTTTGTTCAAATTTG GGAATATTGTCTGCTTGCGTTCTGTCCATTATCCCTTTGATTCGTCCTTATCAGTGGCAAAGCTTGATAATGCCG GTTTTGCCAAATGACATGCTGGATTTTCTTGATGCACCCGTTCCCTATATA ATCGGTGTGAAGAACAAaacctctgaggttcagtcaaAGTTAACAAATATCGTCCTTGTAGATGCTAACAAGAACCAG GTGAAGTCAGCAACTATACCACAACTTCCGCAGCAAAAGGAGTTATACTCTTGCTTAAGTCCTTACCATGCAAAACTGGTGGGAGAAAGTTATCTGGCAAGGAAAAGGCCAGTTTATGAGTGCACAGATGTTCAG GTTGAAGCTGCAAAGTGTTTCCTAGCAGTGTTGCGAACTTACCTGGATTCTCTGTGCTCAAACCTTCGTTCACATACAATTACTAATGTCCAATCAAATGATGATAAG GTATCTCTACTATTGAAGGAGAGCTTTATTGAGTCTTTCCCAAGTCGAGATCGGCCCTTTATGAAG CTTTTCGTGGACACACAGATGTTTTCTGTACATAcagattttgtactctctttctTCCAGAAGGAATAG